A region of Micromonospora chokoriensis DNA encodes the following proteins:
- a CDS encoding Lrp/AsnC family transcriptional regulator: protein MNGEQNVQLDALDVRLIELLAEEPRIGVLECSRRLGVARGTVQARLDKLVERRVIEGFGPEIAPAAIGFGVTSFVTLEISQRHGHDPVTAHLAAIPEVLEAHTITGSSDLLCRIVARSNTDLQRVIDQIVSSAGITRASTIIALAEQIPYRTLPLVRSAVRAEGRPL, encoded by the coding sequence ATGAATGGTGAGCAGAATGTACAGCTCGACGCGCTCGACGTGCGCTTGATCGAACTGCTCGCCGAGGAGCCGCGGATCGGGGTGTTGGAGTGTTCCCGGCGGCTCGGGGTGGCCCGCGGCACCGTGCAGGCCCGGCTGGACAAACTGGTGGAGCGGCGGGTCATCGAGGGGTTCGGCCCCGAGATCGCACCGGCCGCGATCGGGTTCGGCGTGACCAGCTTCGTCACCCTCGAAATCAGCCAGCGGCACGGCCACGACCCCGTCACCGCCCACCTCGCCGCGATCCCCGAGGTGCTGGAGGCGCACACCATCACCGGCTCCAGCGACCTGCTCTGCCGGATCGTGGCCCGCTCCAACACCGACCTGCAACGGGTCATCGACCAGATCGTCTCGTCCGCCGGCATCACCCGCGCGTCGACGATCATCGCGCTGGCCGAGCAGATCCCCTACCGCACGCTGCCGCTGGTGCGCAGCGCCGTTCGGGCCGAGGGAAGGCCGCTTTAG
- a CDS encoding outer membrane protein assembly factor BamB family protein, with amino-acid sequence MLLGVAVVVALAATGVWNPFPGLWEWVDRSEPISEPDVVWQQRVGGTPRSVTIAGDAVVVEQRTRVEARSLATGTQLWERKADWSAVAGGDRDAVVAVGKLLVKGYELLDPATGATRRRDDDAVAVWTYRNLLLDARCTAATDCTLSAWDPRGTAPLWTAFLPGVHSGLLADNPGLRGTRRLTSTRIDDGVAGAEAAPPLLGFPVDGRVHVVDTATGRVLQNVEPARDERLSVVGGRMLRIAARSQDGACYFAISARDPATGQEAWQRAGVNLRTADSAGCVQREDPQGARNVLIGVGPDGREAVIDGYDGRLLWVGESGTRLIAVDDRVAVFRAADKRSVIARELGTDKVLWTRPAGGKAGAALTPYAAVVADEKPSRLVAVDPRSGRELAALRTSANALAVGSQGMIVGEGREIGYVRFGATGGSPARPPGDGGNPRPGGPGPGGSNNGDCGPKGELCPEPGKDG; translated from the coding sequence CTGCTGCTCGGCGTCGCCGTGGTCGTCGCCCTCGCCGCGACCGGCGTGTGGAACCCCTTCCCCGGCCTGTGGGAGTGGGTGGACCGCAGCGAGCCCATCTCCGAGCCCGACGTGGTGTGGCAGCAACGGGTCGGCGGCACTCCGCGCAGCGTGACGATCGCCGGCGACGCCGTCGTGGTCGAGCAGCGCACCCGGGTCGAGGCCCGCAGCCTGGCCACCGGCACCCAACTCTGGGAACGCAAGGCGGACTGGTCGGCGGTGGCCGGCGGTGACCGGGACGCCGTCGTCGCCGTGGGCAAACTGCTTGTCAAGGGGTACGAGCTGCTCGATCCGGCCACCGGCGCGACCCGGCGACGCGACGACGACGCGGTGGCCGTGTGGACGTACCGCAACCTGCTTCTCGACGCCCGCTGCACCGCCGCGACCGACTGCACCCTGAGCGCCTGGGACCCGCGCGGCACCGCGCCACTCTGGACGGCGTTCCTGCCCGGGGTGCACAGCGGCCTGCTCGCCGACAACCCCGGCCTGCGCGGCACCCGCCGGCTCACCTCCACCCGAATCGACGACGGGGTGGCCGGGGCGGAGGCCGCGCCGCCGCTGCTCGGCTTCCCGGTGGACGGACGGGTGCACGTGGTCGACACCGCCACCGGCCGGGTGTTGCAGAACGTCGAGCCCGCCCGCGACGAGCGGCTGTCGGTGGTCGGCGGCCGGATGCTGCGGATCGCGGCCCGCTCGCAGGACGGCGCCTGCTACTTCGCCATCTCCGCCCGGGATCCGGCGACCGGTCAGGAGGCCTGGCAGCGGGCCGGGGTCAACCTGCGGACCGCCGACTCCGCCGGCTGCGTCCAGCGGGAGGACCCGCAGGGCGCGCGGAACGTGCTGATCGGGGTGGGCCCGGACGGCCGCGAAGCGGTCATCGACGGGTACGACGGGCGGCTGCTCTGGGTCGGTGAGTCGGGCACCAGGTTGATCGCCGTGGACGACCGCGTGGCGGTGTTCCGGGCTGCCGACAAACGCTCGGTGATCGCCCGTGAGCTGGGCACCGACAAGGTGCTCTGGACGCGCCCCGCCGGTGGCAAGGCCGGTGCCGCGCTCACCCCGTACGCGGCGGTGGTCGCCGACGAGAAGCCGTCCCGGCTGGTCGCCGTGGACCCGCGCAGCGGCCGGGAACTGGCCGCCCTGCGCACCTCGGCGAACGCCCTCGCGGTCGGCTCGCAGGGCATGATCGTCGGGGAGGGCCGGGAGATCGGCTACGTCCGGTTCGGCGCGACCGGGGGTTCGCCCGCCCGCCCGCCCGGCGACGGTGGGAACCCCCGCCCGGGTGGCCCCGGGCCCGGCGGGTCGAACAACGGCGACTGCGGGCCGAAGGGTGAGCTGTGCCCGGAGCCGGGCAAGGACGGCTGA